Proteins encoded by one window of Paenibacillus sp. DCT19:
- a CDS encoding DUF1450 domain-containing protein — translation MANDIRVCEKCNHIRLKSIVPKLEKMAPDTEIKIGCKSYCGPCAKRAFVFINGRYISAPSEEEVLAKVAKFVK, via the coding sequence ATGGCTAACGATATCCGCGTATGCGAAAAATGTAACCACATTCGGTTGAAATCAATCGTGCCTAAGCTGGAGAAAATGGCTCCAGACACAGAGATCAAGATTGGATGTAAATCCTATTGTGGTCCTTGTGCGAAACGTGCCTTCGTTTTCATTAACGGTCGGTACATCAGTGCTCCTTCAGAAGAAGAAGTGCTGGCAAAAGTAGCGAAGTTCGTCAAATAA
- a CDS encoding aldo/keto reductase: protein MTKHITDCTILNNGVTMPWLGFGTYKAKGKEVQQAVETALEVGYRSIDTASIYGNEEEVGQAIASSGVARNELFVTTKLWNEDQGFDSTLRAFEASQKALGLNVIDLYLIHWPGRDQYKDTWRAFERLYSEGSVRAIGVSNFQVHHLRDIIDEGGTVPAVNQVELHPGLIQQELQDFCGEQGIQLEAWSPIMKGKLNNESTLKGIAQKYGKTPAQVILRWDIQNQIVTIPKSVTPERIRENADIFDFELTPDELRQIDALDADKRTGPHPDQLFWD from the coding sequence ATGACAAAACATATTACAGACTGCACGATACTGAACAACGGAGTGACCATGCCATGGCTGGGATTCGGAACATATAAAGCAAAGGGAAAAGAAGTTCAGCAGGCGGTTGAAACGGCTTTGGAGGTAGGATATCGGAGTATAGATACGGCTTCCATTTACGGAAATGAAGAGGAAGTAGGACAAGCCATTGCGAGCAGTGGTGTTGCTCGGAATGAATTGTTTGTCACTACCAAACTTTGGAATGAGGATCAAGGTTTTGACTCAACCCTACGCGCATTTGAGGCGAGCCAGAAGGCTTTAGGACTTAATGTTATTGACCTATACTTAATCCACTGGCCTGGCCGAGATCAATATAAGGATACGTGGAGAGCATTCGAACGTTTATATAGTGAGGGAAGTGTACGTGCCATTGGCGTAAGTAATTTTCAGGTACATCATTTGCGCGATATCATAGATGAAGGCGGCACAGTACCGGCCGTGAATCAGGTGGAATTACATCCCGGCTTGATCCAGCAGGAATTGCAGGACTTCTGCGGGGAGCAAGGTATTCAGCTTGAGGCATGGAGCCCAATTATGAAAGGCAAACTAAATAATGAATCCACGTTAAAAGGCATTGCCCAAAAGTATGGCAAAACGCCTGCGCAAGTAATTTTGCGCTGGGACATTCAGAATCAGATTGTGACCATTCCGAAATCCGTGACACCAGAACGTATTCGTGAAAATGCGGACATATTTGATTTTGAATTAACGCCGGATGAGCTACGACAGATTGATGCCCTTGATGCGGACAAACGAACAGGACCACATCCGGATCAACTTTTCTGGGATTAA
- a CDS encoding DsbA family oxidoreductase, whose protein sequence is MNIEIWSDFMCPFCYIGKRRLENVLEQFPHRNEVKFEFKSFELDPNAEVHTGKTNTDYLVSKYNISKEQAQGMNAQMNANARTAGLEYNIDAMVPTNSFAAHRLTHWAKSQDKALELSERLFQAVFIEGKHVGDHEVLLQLAEEVGLDRSEAAVNLESNQFAEQVRADQAEGEQLGIRGVPFFVLDRKFAISGAQPDEVFLDAIQKAWDERSPFTMVESSATDHENSGVCTEEGCEVPQRDSK, encoded by the coding sequence ATGAATATTGAGATATGGTCTGATTTTATGTGCCCTTTCTGCTATATTGGTAAACGTCGTCTAGAGAATGTATTGGAGCAGTTCCCACACCGGAATGAAGTGAAATTCGAGTTCAAGAGCTTCGAACTTGATCCTAATGCTGAAGTACACACAGGCAAAACCAACACCGACTATTTAGTATCTAAATACAACATTAGTAAAGAACAAGCACAAGGCATGAATGCACAGATGAATGCCAATGCTCGTACAGCAGGTTTGGAGTACAACATTGATGCAATGGTTCCTACCAATTCCTTCGCTGCTCATCGCTTGACACACTGGGCTAAATCTCAAGACAAAGCACTTGAGCTGAGTGAGCGGTTATTCCAAGCTGTGTTCATCGAGGGTAAACATGTTGGAGATCATGAAGTATTACTCCAACTGGCTGAAGAAGTAGGATTAGATCGTAGCGAAGCTGCTGTCAACTTGGAGAGCAATCAATTTGCCGAACAAGTTCGTGCAGATCAAGCTGAGGGCGAACAGCTCGGCATCCGCGGCGTACCATTCTTCGTGCTGGATCGTAAATTCGCTATCTCCGGTGCACAGCCTGATGAGGTGTTCCTTGATGCGATTCAGAAAGCGTGGGACGAGCGTTCCCCGTTCACGATGGTTGAGTCAAGTGCAACAGACCATGAAAATAGCGGAGTATGTACAGAAGAAGGCTGCGAAGTTCCACAACGCGATTCAAAATAA
- a CDS encoding LTA synthase family protein yields MFGNYLQSVHYVDSALGGLVEDLKNRGLWDNTIFMFYGDHDNSIKEQAQYEKFLGRSLNQLDMEQIMNEVPLLVHLPDGAEAGTIDEPAGQLDITPSALHLLGLSDQSYYHMGNDVYDGSSRTVVLRNGAFTDGSVFYIPSDDYIYEHGSCYDLSTRGETDITACRAGHDEASKRLRVSDTVITYDLIARLREEL; encoded by the coding sequence ATGTTTGGGAATTACCTGCAATCGGTTCATTATGTAGATTCAGCTCTGGGTGGTCTGGTGGAGGATTTAAAAAATCGCGGATTATGGGATAACACCATATTTATGTTCTATGGCGATCACGATAATTCCATTAAGGAGCAGGCACAATACGAAAAATTTCTAGGCAGATCATTAAATCAGCTTGATATGGAGCAGATTATGAATGAGGTGCCACTGCTTGTACATCTACCGGATGGAGCCGAAGCTGGAACGATTGATGAACCCGCAGGGCAGCTTGATATCACGCCGTCTGCACTCCATTTACTGGGCTTATCCGATCAATCCTACTACCATATGGGGAATGATGTTTACGATGGCTCTAGTCGTACTGTGGTGTTGCGTAATGGTGCGTTTACGGATGGTTCTGTGTTCTACATTCCGTCTGATGATTACATCTATGAGCACGGTTCCTGTTATGACTTGTCCACCCGTGGGGAAACGGACATTACTGCCTGCCGAGCAGGACATGATGAAGCTTCGAAACGACTTCGTGTGTCGGACACAGTCATTACGTATGATTTAATCGCACGCTTGCGTGAGGAGCTGTAA
- a CDS encoding LTA synthase family protein: MVFTSSSRSSMLRRLLHHPLSLYLLFIALMLLKLMWLHHNLHAYNITMGLLDKIIAIGSLLLISFWTWWLPRKGFKISLIALNLILTALIYADMVYYRYFQDFLTIPVLLQAKQVDALGDSIATLLQPGDLLFFADWIAFVIYGVARLLTRRTRANRTSLYGYSNQPYGHTRNKARTRRRFTAGGITLVLGLSLAVGPIYYYSKTWAKGLFDNNWWNVSMYNVTGLLAFHGYDLYNFAKDRIGSGPEADPADVDLVKSFFAERQNQLPQTDSPLFGKYKGSNVIVVQGEAFMNFMIGQSIGGQEITPHFNELMKESQYYSHFYHQTGQGRTSDADFGANISLHPLPIGSAFVRYADHTYDSLPSILKDTGYSTNVFHAYESGFWNRYTMYQQMKYDKFYSKNDFAQDDPLGWSLSDVSFFRQSVEKMDNDVSEPFYSFLITLSSHHPYALPVDKQQLDVGNSKGPCLGITCNRFIM, encoded by the coding sequence ATGGTTTTCACTTCGTCTTCACGTAGCAGCATGCTACGCAGACTTTTACATCATCCTTTATCGCTCTATCTGTTATTCATTGCACTCATGCTGCTCAAATTAATGTGGCTACACCACAACCTGCATGCTTACAACATTACGATGGGACTGCTGGACAAAATTATCGCGATCGGCTCCCTGCTCCTCATCTCCTTTTGGACATGGTGGCTGCCTCGTAAAGGCTTTAAGATCTCGCTGATCGCACTAAACCTAATTCTTACAGCACTCATCTATGCAGATATGGTTTATTATCGCTATTTCCAGGATTTCCTTACCATCCCCGTGCTTCTGCAAGCTAAACAGGTGGATGCACTAGGAGATAGTATCGCCACATTACTTCAACCTGGTGACCTACTGTTCTTTGCAGACTGGATTGCATTCGTAATCTATGGCGTTGCACGCCTCCTAACCAGACGTACACGTGCGAACCGCACAAGCCTGTATGGATACAGTAATCAACCTTACGGACACACTCGCAACAAGGCTCGCACACGCCGTCGGTTTACAGCCGGAGGCATCACTCTAGTGCTTGGATTATCCCTTGCGGTCGGTCCCATCTATTATTACAGCAAAACCTGGGCTAAAGGGCTGTTCGATAATAACTGGTGGAATGTATCCATGTACAACGTAACTGGATTGTTGGCTTTTCACGGTTATGATCTCTATAACTTTGCCAAAGATCGGATTGGGTCAGGACCTGAGGCTGATCCTGCTGATGTAGATCTGGTCAAATCTTTTTTTGCCGAAAGACAGAATCAACTACCACAGACTGATAGCCCACTGTTCGGTAAATATAAAGGGAGTAACGTTATCGTTGTTCAAGGCGAAGCATTTATGAATTTCATGATTGGCCAAAGTATCGGTGGTCAGGAGATTACGCCACATTTCAACGAATTGATGAAGGAAAGCCAGTATTACAGTCATTTCTATCACCAGACAGGACAGGGTCGGACATCGGATGCCGATTTTGGAGCTAACATTTCGTTACACCCCCTGCCTATTGGCTCAGCATTTGTACGTTACGCCGACCATACCTATGATTCTTTACCTTCAATTCTGAAGGACACTGGATACAGCACGAATGTCTTTCATGCCTATGAGAGTGGATTCTGGAATCGCTATACGATGTATCAACAGATGAAATACGATAAATTTTATAGCAAAAATGATTTTGCACAGGATGATCCGCTTGGCTGGTCTTTATCCGACGTCTCTTTTTTCAGACAGTCTGTTGAGAAAATGGATAACGATGTTTCCGAGCCCTTTTACTCTTTCCTCATTACACTTTCCAGTCATCATCCATATGCCCTACCTGTTGATAAACAGCAGCTTGATGTGGGGAATTCCAAGGGACCATGTTTGGGAATTACCTGCAATCGGTTCATTATGTAG
- a CDS encoding class I SAM-dependent RNA methyltransferase produces the protein MARLQLIATSAMGLEAVVARELKQLGYEDARVDNGRVFFTGDYIDICRCNLWLRSSDRVLVNMGEFPATTFDELFEGTKALPWEEWIPANGEFPVEGRSQKSQLSSVPASQGIVKKAIVEKLKLTHHTEWFPENGARYVVEVILLNDRALITLDTTGPGLHKRGYRKLVTEAPLKETLAAALIQLSRWNVSRPFYDPCCGSGTMLIEAAMIGWNIAPGLRRTFNSENWDVIPAELWEQAREEAFDAVRDDVPLQISGSDIDPEAIEVAQAAIKSAGFAKDIEVSVLPAHRAKPQGEYGVIITNPPYGERLSEEKEVQKLLRSLGRSYLEMPTWSFFAITSTKAFEDYFGHKADKRRKLFNGRIETQYYQYLGPLPPRNKYTQA, from the coding sequence ATGGCTCGATTGCAATTGATCGCAACCTCTGCAATGGGACTTGAGGCCGTTGTTGCCCGGGAACTGAAACAGCTGGGATATGAGGATGCCAGGGTCGATAATGGCCGAGTATTTTTCACAGGAGATTATATTGATATTTGTCGTTGTAACCTGTGGCTGAGAAGTTCGGATCGCGTGCTGGTTAACATGGGTGAATTCCCTGCAACCACATTTGATGAATTGTTTGAAGGCACCAAAGCACTGCCATGGGAAGAATGGATTCCCGCAAATGGTGAATTCCCGGTGGAAGGACGCTCGCAGAAATCACAACTAAGCAGTGTGCCAGCTTCACAAGGTATTGTCAAAAAGGCGATTGTTGAAAAACTAAAGCTGACGCATCACACCGAATGGTTCCCCGAAAATGGAGCACGTTATGTGGTTGAAGTTATTCTACTGAATGACCGCGCCCTCATTACGCTGGACACAACAGGACCCGGACTTCACAAACGTGGATACCGTAAACTTGTTACCGAAGCGCCGCTGAAAGAAACACTGGCAGCTGCTCTGATTCAGCTTAGCCGCTGGAATGTTTCCCGCCCGTTCTACGACCCATGCTGCGGTTCAGGCACGATGCTGATCGAAGCGGCAATGATTGGCTGGAATATCGCACCAGGGCTTCGTCGCACGTTTAATTCTGAGAATTGGGACGTAATTCCTGCTGAACTATGGGAACAAGCACGTGAGGAAGCATTTGATGCAGTACGTGATGATGTCCCTCTTCAGATTTCAGGAAGCGACATCGACCCAGAAGCGATTGAAGTCGCACAAGCGGCAATCAAAAGTGCAGGCTTTGCCAAAGATATCGAAGTCAGCGTACTGCCAGCCCACCGCGCAAAACCACAAGGGGAATATGGCGTAATCATTACCAACCCACCTTACGGTGAACGCTTGAGTGAAGAAAAAGAAGTGCAGAAGTTACTTCGTTCCCTTGGACGTTCTTACCTGGAGATGCCAACATGGTCGTTCTTTGCAATCACCTCCACCAAAGCATTTGAAGATTATTTCGGGCACAAAGCGGACAAGCGCCGCAAACTATTTAATGGACGAATTGAGACCCAATATTATCAGTATTTGGGACCACTCCCTCCACGTAATAAATATACCCAAGCTTAA
- a CDS encoding O-methyltransferase — MNLTPDEYVNQLFQEDELLLKVKEAIRANGMPEVSVAAAYGRLLTFLAKTSKAEAVLEIGVLGGYSGICLARGLSEGGTLTSLELKEEYAAMARGHLEEGGFGGQVEYRIGPAADSLEQLAQEERTFDFFFIDADKENYPVYLDYAIRLARPGAVIVGDNCFLRGRTLNPDKQGPAVLAVRRFNEQMASDPRLVTTMLPDYDGLALAWVK; from the coding sequence GTGAATCTGACACCTGACGAATATGTAAATCAATTATTTCAAGAGGATGAGCTCTTGTTAAAAGTAAAAGAGGCCATTCGCGCGAATGGCATGCCGGAGGTTTCGGTGGCTGCGGCGTATGGACGCCTACTGACCTTCCTGGCAAAAACCTCGAAGGCGGAAGCTGTACTCGAAATTGGCGTGCTGGGCGGGTACAGCGGCATATGCCTGGCTCGTGGCTTAAGCGAAGGGGGAACCTTAACTTCTCTTGAGCTGAAAGAAGAGTACGCAGCGATGGCTCGCGGACATCTGGAGGAGGGTGGCTTCGGCGGGCAAGTCGAATACCGAATTGGTCCTGCGGCAGACAGTCTGGAGCAATTGGCTCAGGAAGAGCGTACCTTCGATTTCTTCTTTATTGACGCAGATAAGGAAAATTATCCGGTGTATCTCGATTATGCGATTCGTCTTGCACGTCCAGGTGCGGTTATCGTAGGGGACAACTGCTTCCTGCGTGGCCGTACACTTAATCCGGACAAGCAAGGTCCGGCTGTGCTTGCTGTACGTCGTTTTAACGAGCAGATGGCAAGTGACCCACGTCTTGTCACGACGATGCTGCCAGACTATGACGGCTTGGCGCTGGCTTGGGTGAAATAG
- a CDS encoding asparaginase: MKKQSHLRPWAVWSTAALTALTLTLSPIGTYAAQAATVEVNGTTGAVQSAPATPARNTTIPAVPESAKQSSLPNVLVIGTGGTIAGQSEDATSFQNYKAGTLLIADMVKDLPDKQKIADVNTLQFGNSGSGSYTMADLYDLSQTVDKALAQYDSVVVTTGTDTMEEIAYFLDMTVQSDKPVVITGSMRPWTVIGSDAQANLYNAIKLAGSGRTQSFGTVLMLNDTIQLARGVTKSNDYRTDTFETPMLGAVGYIDEENIRIYRAPARAMKPDGTAKPVFDLSKITKTDLAKVEIAISYQEAGGGAIEGFVKSGVKGIVTSGTGAGGISRAMGQARTKAIEEGVIFVTTTRTGSGSVYGGGNGIIAGDNLSPQQARILLMLGLSFSDDFDTIKKWFETYGTPEV, translated from the coding sequence ATGAAAAAACAATCTCACCTTCGCCCTTGGGCCGTTTGGAGTACTGCCGCATTAACCGCACTAACCCTTACTCTGTCCCCTATTGGAACTTATGCTGCTCAGGCCGCTACGGTAGAGGTAAACGGCACAACAGGCGCTGTTCAGAGCGCTCCAGCCACGCCAGCACGCAATACCACCATCCCGGCAGTACCCGAATCTGCCAAACAATCTTCACTCCCTAATGTGCTTGTGATCGGTACAGGCGGAACAATTGCCGGACAATCGGAAGACGCAACCAGCTTCCAAAATTACAAGGCAGGCACACTTCTCATTGCTGACATGGTCAAAGATTTGCCGGACAAACAGAAAATAGCGGATGTAAACACACTACAGTTTGGCAATTCAGGTTCAGGCTCCTATACCATGGCTGATCTGTACGACTTGTCTCAGACTGTAGATAAAGCCCTTGCTCAATATGATAGCGTGGTGGTAACTACAGGCACTGACACAATGGAGGAAATAGCCTACTTCCTCGATATGACGGTTCAAAGCGATAAACCCGTTGTCATCACAGGCTCGATGCGACCTTGGACGGTAATTGGCTCTGATGCCCAAGCGAATCTCTACAATGCCATCAAACTGGCCGGAAGCGGTCGAACCCAATCATTCGGCACCGTGTTGATGCTTAACGATACCATTCAGCTCGCACGCGGTGTAACAAAGAGCAATGATTATCGGACAGACACCTTTGAAACGCCAATGCTTGGTGCTGTAGGTTATATTGATGAAGAAAACATTCGGATTTACCGAGCTCCTGCTCGGGCGATGAAACCGGATGGTACAGCGAAGCCTGTATTCGACCTAAGTAAAATCACTAAAACCGATCTCGCCAAAGTGGAGATTGCCATCTCCTATCAGGAAGCAGGCGGCGGAGCTATTGAAGGCTTCGTGAAGAGCGGAGTGAAAGGTATCGTTACTTCGGGTACAGGGGCGGGCGGTATCTCCAGAGCGATGGGGCAAGCTCGTACAAAAGCGATCGAAGAAGGAGTTATTTTCGTAACGACGACACGGACAGGCTCGGGCAGTGTCTATGGCGGCGGTAATGGCATTATTGCCGGGGATAATCTCAGCCCACAACAAGCTCGGATTCTATTAATGCTTGGACTATCCTTCAGTGATGATTTTGACACGATCAAAAAATGGTTCGAAACATACGGCACACCAGAGGTATAA
- a CDS encoding cytochrome P450, with amino-acid sequence MKQAPRKYANYIPIRELHSKERQLFPFQVYAELRENTPVRYDEHRECWDVFQYEDVQYVLKNPKLFSSERNRASSSMLTTDPPKHKQLRDLVNQAFTPKAIEALAPRIQVITDELLAPHLSKGRMNLIDDLATPLPVIVIAELIGVPATDRREFKHWSDVLVKGASDDSEEAFQELAKEKQQNMQELYAYFTDIMEQRRLEPQDDLISLLLAAEIEGQKLTEEEVVNFCILLLAAGNETTTNLIANAVRILSEQPELQVELREHPDRVVSAVEETLRYYPPIVAIGRVAKETVELGGHRIKPGEQVISWVGAANRDGARFEHADEFVSNRKPNRHMGFGFGIHFCLGAPLARLEARVVLHTLLQRMEQIQLVPDTVLEPIQSAFVFGVKEYPIQFHERRL; translated from the coding sequence ATGAAACAAGCGCCCCGAAAATATGCCAACTATATTCCTATTCGGGAATTGCACAGCAAGGAGCGGCAACTATTTCCCTTTCAGGTGTATGCAGAGCTTCGTGAGAACACTCCAGTCCGATACGATGAGCATCGTGAATGCTGGGATGTGTTTCAATATGAAGATGTACAGTATGTATTAAAAAATCCTAAGCTGTTCTCTTCTGAGCGTAACCGCGCGAGTTCCAGCATGTTAACGACAGATCCTCCGAAGCACAAACAGCTTCGTGATCTGGTCAATCAGGCTTTTACCCCGAAGGCTATAGAGGCGCTGGCGCCGCGCATTCAGGTAATCACAGATGAGCTGCTGGCTCCGCATTTGTCCAAAGGAAGGATGAATCTGATTGATGATCTCGCAACACCGCTACCTGTCATCGTCATTGCTGAACTGATTGGGGTTCCGGCTACAGATCGGCGTGAATTCAAGCATTGGTCTGATGTGCTTGTGAAGGGCGCAAGCGATGACAGTGAAGAGGCATTTCAGGAGTTGGCCAAAGAGAAACAGCAGAATATGCAGGAGTTATACGCCTATTTCACAGACATTATGGAACAGCGCCGTTTAGAGCCGCAGGACGACCTAATCTCCTTGCTACTCGCTGCAGAGATTGAGGGTCAGAAGTTAACCGAGGAAGAAGTGGTCAATTTCTGTATTCTCTTGCTGGCAGCCGGGAATGAGACAACAACCAACCTCATCGCAAACGCAGTGCGCATCCTCTCTGAACAACCCGAATTACAGGTTGAATTGCGTGAGCATCCCGATCGGGTCGTGAGTGCCGTAGAAGAGACGCTGCGTTATTATCCGCCGATTGTGGCGATTGGACGTGTGGCGAAGGAGACGGTAGAACTAGGAGGCCATAGGATTAAACCCGGTGAACAGGTTATATCCTGGGTTGGTGCTGCCAATCGTGACGGTGCGCGGTTTGAACATGCGGATGAATTCGTATCGAATCGTAAGCCGAACCGACATATGGGATTTGGATTCGGAATTCATTTCTGTCTAGGTGCACCGCTGGCTCGGCTCGAAGCGAGAGTTGTGCTGCACACGCTGCTTCAGCGTATGGAACAGATACAATTAGTCCCTGATACGGTATTGGAGCCAATTCAAAGCGCCTTTGTTTTTGGCGTCAAGGAATATCCGATTCAATTTCACGAACGAAGATTATAA
- a CDS encoding MFS transporter, with the protein MKTWKVNLIVLWFGQFLVNSGMTMITPFLSLYLARDLGVVGEHEIGIWAGFIFAANFLTSFLFQPLWGKLSDKYGRKIMLLRSGFGMAIVIALMGLAQNPWQLLLLRLLNGTISGFNPAAVSLISGTTPKDRMGFAMGISQSGQVAGTILGPLMGGLLADAVGFRPIFYITGGLIFAASMLAMFLVREKFDRQEAAKLPEQSVLSGLKELNKSPQLPVLFAVTFLLQFAMISPMTLLPLYVQELHGSALNVAFWAGLVGAVTGMSNMVMSPFLGKLSDRIGAHKVLTFSLIGTGLMLIPQAFVQSVWQLILVRFAMGVFMGGLLPSVNALIRSYTPDGMISRAFSFNTSTLALGNMLGAIIGGFMAGFIGIEGLFIVSGGLLLLNMVWVRFKLYKRPVRIEQS; encoded by the coding sequence TTGAAAACATGGAAAGTTAATCTCATTGTGCTTTGGTTTGGACAGTTTCTGGTCAACTCGGGCATGACCATGATTACCCCATTTTTGTCCCTTTACCTCGCAAGGGATCTGGGCGTGGTGGGCGAGCATGAAATTGGCATCTGGGCGGGATTTATTTTTGCAGCCAATTTCCTCACGTCCTTTTTGTTCCAACCCTTATGGGGCAAGCTGTCCGATAAATACGGGCGCAAAATTATGCTACTGCGCTCAGGGTTCGGGATGGCGATCGTTATCGCGTTGATGGGTCTTGCACAAAACCCTTGGCAGTTGCTCTTATTACGCCTTCTGAACGGTACAATCTCAGGCTTCAACCCTGCCGCAGTCTCCCTCATTTCGGGAACAACACCCAAAGATCGTATGGGATTCGCCATGGGAATCAGTCAGTCTGGACAAGTTGCCGGCACAATCTTAGGTCCACTCATGGGCGGTTTGTTAGCTGATGCTGTAGGATTTCGGCCTATATTCTATATTACAGGCGGATTAATCTTCGCCGCTTCTATGCTTGCTATGTTCCTTGTAAGAGAGAAGTTTGATCGCCAAGAAGCAGCCAAGCTGCCTGAACAATCCGTATTGTCCGGTTTGAAGGAGCTGAATAAATCACCACAATTACCTGTGCTCTTCGCCGTAACGTTCCTGCTACAATTTGCCATGATTAGCCCAATGACCTTATTGCCGCTATATGTGCAGGAGCTTCATGGTTCGGCTCTAAATGTTGCGTTCTGGGCAGGACTTGTAGGGGCAGTTACCGGCATGTCCAATATGGTGATGTCACCATTCCTAGGCAAATTAAGTGACCGGATCGGGGCACACAAGGTGCTCACCTTCTCTCTCATCGGGACTGGGCTTATGTTAATTCCCCAAGCCTTTGTGCAGAGCGTGTGGCAGCTCATCTTAGTTCGGTTTGCAATGGGGGTATTTATGGGTGGATTGTTACCAAGCGTGAATGCCCTGATACGTTCGTACACACCAGATGGGATGATCAGCCGTGCTTTTAGTTTCAATACGAGTACACTTGCGCTTGGAAACATGCTAGGTGCAATCATCGGTGGTTTCATGGCCGGATTTATCGGCATCGAAGGTTTGTTTATCGTCTCTGGTGGATTGCTACTTCTCAACATGGTCTGGGTGCGGTTCAAATTGTACAAAAGACCTGTCCGTATTGAACAGAGCTGA
- the hemE gene encoding uroporphyrinogen decarboxylase produces the protein MSYNDRLIRASFKQQVDRVPVWYMRQAGRYDPEYRKIKEKYSLLEICQRPELAAEVTLMPVRKLGVDAAILYSDIMNPVASLGIDFDIVKNIGPVIDNPIRTAADVERLRPIDVEGDLSHILETIRILDKELDVPLITFAGAPFTIASYLIEGRPSKGYIRTKTMMYSEPQMWHQLMQKLGDMVITYVRAHIANGGKAFQLFDSWVGALSPNDFRTYVLPTITRIFTELSDLNVPKIYFPGVASGELLPTLVDLQADVIGLDWRVSISEGRKRLGGKFAVQGNLDPYVLTAPMELLKQQAKVIIDQGIQEPGYIFNLGHGLFPEASLDKLRELTAYIHEYSTEALKTEVTITND, from the coding sequence ATGAGCTATAATGATCGTCTGATTCGGGCGAGTTTCAAACAACAAGTTGACCGTGTTCCAGTATGGTACATGCGGCAGGCTGGACGTTACGATCCCGAATATCGCAAAATTAAAGAAAAATATTCTTTGCTCGAAATTTGCCAGCGGCCCGAGCTCGCGGCTGAAGTAACCCTCATGCCCGTCCGTAAATTAGGCGTGGATGCGGCTATTTTGTATTCAGATATTATGAATCCGGTTGCTTCGCTTGGCATTGATTTTGATATTGTCAAAAACATTGGACCGGTCATTGATAATCCGATTCGGACAGCGGCTGATGTGGAGCGTTTGCGTCCCATTGACGTTGAAGGTGATCTGTCACATATATTAGAAACTATTCGAATTTTGGATAAAGAATTAGATGTGCCGCTCATTACGTTTGCCGGTGCACCGTTCACGATTGCTAGTTACCTGATTGAGGGTCGACCTTCAAAAGGCTACATTCGAACCAAAACGATGATGTATAGTGAGCCGCAAATGTGGCATCAATTGATGCAAAAATTAGGTGATATGGTAATTACATATGTTCGTGCACACATTGCCAACGGCGGTAAGGCATTCCAGTTATTTGATAGCTGGGTAGGCGCCCTTTCACCAAATGATTTTAGAACCTATGTGTTGCCTACGATTACTCGTATCTTTACCGAATTGTCCGATTTGAATGTACCGAAAATTTATTTCCCTGGTGTAGCCTCAGGCGAACTGCTGCCTACTTTGGTAGATCTGCAAGCAGATGTTATTGGATTGGACTGGAGAGTATCTATCTCAGAAGGCCGCAAAAGATTAGGTGGTAAGTTTGCCGTACAGGGTAATCTGGATCCGTATGTGTTAACTGCGCCGATGGAATTGCTTAAACAACAGGCAAAAGTAATCATTGATCAAGGTATCCAAGAGCCGGGTTATATATTCAATCTGGGACATGGACTCTTTCCGGAAGCATCGCTTGATAAATTAAGAGAGCTGACAGCATATATACATGAGTATTCAACAGAAGCTTTAAAAACTGAGGTGACTATTACTAATGACTAA